The window ATCAAACTCAGCTTCAGAATATGATAAAAAACACGGAACCCGTCGTATGGGTCACGTGTTTTTTGTTTACAATCCTAATATCGCTTTGAAAACCGACGTCGTCTCCCCGCCTTTATAGAAAATATAGAGAAGAAGATAGACAGCCACCCCTGTAATGGCGGTGAAAAACCAGATGACACTCGTAACAGGGCCAATTTTGCGGTGACGCACCAAATTCTGCTTCAGGCCCGTGTAAATCGTGACGATGCCGAAAACGGCCCCCGTTGTCGCTAAAAAGATGTGAAAGATAAGAAATATCGTATAATACACTTTTAAATGTTCGGGTCCGCCAAAAGCGGTATTCCCGACAAACACCGTCCGAGAAAGGTAAATGATGAAAAAGAGCAGCGCCGAAACCGCGGCCGCCAGCATCGTCTTCTTATGCGCTTCAATTTTTTTCTTCCGAATCAAATACCACCCGATTGCAACCAGCACCGCCGACAGAACAATGAAGAAGGTGCTGATTGTTGGCAGTAATGGGACATCCATATTACTTCTCCCCTATCAAGAGCCGTGCATCGTCAATTTTTGACGTTCCAGTAAATCTCTTTTAGTTATTTCATCGGCATCTCGCTGTTCTTCTTTATACCATTTAATAAATATTTTACCAATTACTACTACATAAATAAGTTCCTGAATGACTTTCATCAAAATGCCGCCCAATTGTTGATCATACACTGTAGGCATTTTCGTAAATAATTCTGGGCCTGAAATGCCTAGTCCCGAAAGTCCGGCAAGGGTGCTTCCAGGTACGCAAAGAGCCATCGCTTGCAGCCATGCTTCTCCACTGCTATACGTGTCATAAACAGGGACATCCACGAAGATGATGAGAGCACAGGCCGGTGTGATCAGAATAGCACTGAGAATGACGTAACCGATTTTCTTCAATCCATGAAGTTTAGGCTGTCCTTCCAGTGTATTGACGATCGGCCACCATAAAAAGATAGCAAAGATGAATAATGTGATGGTAAACAGTGCATGGAAGATAATGCTAAGTTTTACTTGATCCAAAATAAACGGATAGTGATACAAGGAAAACATAATGGTAAACAGAATAAGGCTCAGGACGGGATTCGTAAAGAAGCGCATTGCTCTACCCACGATCTTGATATCCAATACCTTTTTCCAAATCCAGTCTGGGATTCCGATGATTAAAAAAGGAGCAACTATCAAAAGAAGTATAGCCATTTGCGCCATATGAACCGAGAATAGAATATGGCCCATCAAATCCATCGGCGAGCCTTTCACGATATAGAGCAAGACCATCGAGGCAAGGAAATAGCCAATCTCCTTCCGAGTCACCGGCTCCTCCCCATCAAACTTATGTCTCCATTTCTTGGTCAATAAAAAATATAAAACCACCGCGGCAAGGATCGATAAGAAAAACCAAGGACTCCACAATGCGCGAAATCCGAATATGCTCAAAGGCAACATTGCCATCGCTCCTTCACTAAAGTCTTTCTCCATTATAAATCGTACCATCAATGAACACAATGAATGAACTATGACAAATTGCCAATTCTCGACATACAGAATGCAATGACGCACAAAAAGAAAGCCTAGGGAAGATTATTCTTCCCTAGGCTTTCCGTCTAGCATTACCACCATACAATTGTGACGAAAGTCAACGGAATGAGGAAGCCAAGCAATGCGCCTGTGAACATGAACATTTGTGGAATGCCATGCCCTTTTTCACTCATGTGCATGAAGTAATACAATTGTAAACCGACTTGGACGGCAGCGAATAACATGATTATCGGAATGATGAAGAATTTGGAAAATCCGACAACTCCGGATTCAAATGCAACCACCATGGAGAATGAAAGCAATGTGAGGAAGATCATCAATGAAAACATCATGACCTGCGCACGCATAGCCTGCTTTCCACGTCGCCGCCCTAATTCCATTTCAGCAGGAGACTTTTTGTAGACTTGAATGTCCGCCATATTAACCTACCACTCCCATCAAGTAGACTACAGTGAAGATGAACACCCAGACAACGTCGATAAAGTGCCAGTACAGCGAGAAAGTATAATACTTCGTCGCATTGTACAAGTTTAGGCCGCGTTTGGCATTACGGAAAATCAACAGTGTAATCCAAACTAGACCGACGGCCACGTGGAAACCGTGTGTTCCGACTAACGTATAGAACGAAGAACTGAACGCACTGCTGCCATACGTGAAACCAAGTTGCACATAGTGAGAGAACTCATATACTTCAAGCATCAAG is drawn from Sporosarcina sp. FSL W7-1349 and contains these coding sequences:
- the ctaG gene encoding cytochrome c oxidase assembly factor CtaG: MVRFIMEKDFSEGAMAMLPLSIFGFRALWSPWFFLSILAAVVLYFLLTKKWRHKFDGEEPVTRKEIGYFLASMVLLYIVKGSPMDLMGHILFSVHMAQMAILLLIVAPFLIIGIPDWIWKKVLDIKIVGRAMRFFTNPVLSLILFTIMFSLYHYPFILDQVKLSIIFHALFTITLFIFAIFLWWPIVNTLEGQPKLHGLKKIGYVILSAILITPACALIIFVDVPVYDTYSSGEAWLQAMALCVPGSTLAGLSGLGISGPELFTKMPTVYDQQLGGILMKVIQELIYVVVIGKIFIKWYKEEQRDADEITKRDLLERQKLTMHGS
- a CDS encoding DUF420 domain-containing protein translates to MDVPLLPTISTFFIVLSAVLVAIGWYLIRKKKIEAHKKTMLAAAVSALLFFIIYLSRTVFVGNTAFGGPEHLKVYYTIFLIFHIFLATTGAVFGIVTIYTGLKQNLVRHRKIGPVTSVIWFFTAITGVAVYLLLYIFYKGGETTSVFKAILGL
- a CDS encoding cytochrome C oxidase subunit IV family protein, encoding MADIQVYKKSPAEMELGRRRGKQAMRAQVMMFSLMIFLTLLSFSMVVAFESGVVGFSKFFIIPIIMLFAAVQVGLQLYYFMHMSEKGHGIPQMFMFTGALLGFLIPLTFVTIVWW